The following are encoded together in the Fundulus heteroclitus isolate FHET01 chromosome 19, MU-UCD_Fhet_4.1, whole genome shotgun sequence genome:
- the lgmn gene encoding legumain, with translation MRRSVQLALLGLSLALVVGYPSPDQDSGKHWVVIVAGSNGWYNYRHQADACHAYQIVHRNGIPDEQIVVMMYDDLAQNPENPTPGELINKPNGTDVYKGVPKDYTGDAVTPQNFLAVLKGDAANVKGGSGKVLKSGPDDHVFVYFTDHGAPGILAFPNDDLQVDDLQDTIQYMHQNKKYKKMVFYIEACESGSMMKPLPADIDVYATTAANSHESSYACYYDEARDTYLGDWYSVNWMEDSDAEDLAKETLLKQFKIVKSETNTSHVQQFGNKTLAHMKVIQFQGNPKTYRPPAPRMSTPSITNRDLTPSPDVPLAILKRKLMASNDIRAARRLLAEISAHLKVRETLAETMRHIVEKVTGSTIKTEEVLNERAELLQYRCYKAAVNHYKHSCFNWHKPEFEYALRHLYALVNLCERGYPAESILMAMDSVCPFSK, from the exons ATGCGTCGGTCCGTGCAGCTCGCCCTGCTCGGCCTTAGCCTCGCGCTGGTCGTCGGCTACCCCTCCCCGGATCAGGACTCTGGGAAACACTGGGTGGTGATCGTGGCCGGCTCCAATGGCTGGTACAACTACCGGCACCAG GCCGACGCCTGCCATGCCTACCAGATCGTGCACAGGAACGGCATCCCGGATGAGCAGATCGTGGTCATGATGTACGATGACTTGGCGCAAAACCCGGA AAACCCGACTCCCGGGGAATTGATCAACAAACCGAACGGCACAGACGTGTACAAGGGAGTGCCTAAAGACTACACCGGGGAT GCTGTGACGCCTCAAAACTTCTTGGCCGTTCTGAAGGGAGACGCTGCAAATGTCAAAGGCGGTTCAGGGAAGGTGTTGAAGAG TGGTCCCGACGATCATGTGTTTGTGTACTTCACTGACCACGGAGCGCCCGGAATTCTGGCTTTTCCCAATgatgat CTTCAAGTCGACGATCTCCAAGACACCATTCAGTACATGCATCAGAACAAGAAGTACAAAAAG ATGGTGTTCTATATTGAAGCATGTGAGTCCGGGTCCATGATGAAGCCCCTGCCTGCTGACATCGATG TGTATGCCACCACCGCCGCCAACTCGCACGAgtcctcctacgcctgctactATGACGAGGCCAGGGACACCTACCTGGGCGACTGGTACAGCGTTAACTGGATGGAGGACTCCGATGCG GAGGACCTGGCGAAGGAAACGTTACTAAAGCAGTTCAAGATCGTGAAGAGCGAAACCAACACCAGCCACGTCCAGCAGTTCGGCAACAAG ACGTTGGCCCACATGAAGGTCATACAGTTCCAGGGTAACCCAAAAACGTACAGGCCGCCGGCTCCCCGGATGTCCACCCCGTCAATCACAAACAGGGATCTGACCCCGAGCCCCGACGTTCCTCTGGCCATCCTGAAGAGGAAGCTCATGGCCTCCAATGATATCAGAGCGGCGAGGAGGCTGCTGGCAGAGATAAGCGCCCACCTCAAG GTCAGGGAGACTTTGGCTGAAACCATGCGTCACATAGTGGAGAAGGTGACCGGCAGCACGATCAAGACCGAGGAGGTTCTGAACGAACGGGCCGAACTCCTCCAGTACCGGTGCTACAAGGCCGCGGTCAATCACTACAAACACAGCTGCTTCAACTGGCACAAGCCTGAG TTTGAATATGCCCTGAGGCATCTGTACGCTCTGGTGAACCTGTGCGAGAGGGGATACCCTGCAGAGAG CATCCTCATGGCCATGGACTCGGTGTGTCCCTTCAGCAAGTAA
- the chp1 gene encoding calcineurin B homologous protein 1, producing the protein MGSRASTLLREEEIEEIKKETGFSHSQITRLYSRFTSLDKGENGTLSREDFQRIPELAINPLGDRIINAFFPEGEDQVNFKGFMRTLAHFRPIEDNEKNKNPPTSEPLNSRTNKLLFAFRLYDLDRDDKISRDELLQVLRMMVGVNISDDQLGSIADRTIQEADTNGDNCISFQEFIKVLEKVDVEQKMSIRFLH; encoded by the exons ATGGGGTCCAGGGCGTCCACGTTACTCAGAGAAGAAGAGATCGAAGAAATCAAGAAGGAAACGGGCT TCTCCCACAGCCAGATCACCCGTCTGTACAGCCGGTTCACCAGCCTGGATAAAGGGGAGAACGGCACCCTCAG TCGAGAAGATTTCCAGAGGATCCCCGAGTTGGCCATCAATCCTCTTGGAGACAGAATCATCAACGCCTTTTTCCCTGAAGG AGAGGATCAGGTCAACTTTAAGGGCTTCATGCGCACCTTGGCTCACTTCAGACCCATTGAGGACAACGAGAAGAACAAGAACCCCCCCACCTCTGAGCCGCTCAACAGCAGGACTAACAAGCTGCTCT TTGCTTTCCGCCTGTATGACCTGGACAGAGATGACAAGATCTCCCGTGATGAGCTGCTGCAG GTCCTTCGGATGATGGTCGGCGTAAACATTTCGGATGACCAGCTTGGCAGCATCGCTGACAGGACCATCCAGGAGGCCGACACCAATGGCGATAACTGTATTTCctttcaagaatttattaag GTCTTGGAAAAGGTGGACGTGGAACAGAAAATGAGCATCCGGTTCCTGCActaa
- the oip5 gene encoding protein Mis18-beta: protein MEFDESAIVKRSDDPKLLAEAELEHLMSLHCAKCNTILADSLGVCGEVKCIDSIMCTRVSDDVVVSDSLELVRKGEMANCVCSFLKCRSCKVVVGKVIHAAPPHLAAIRSIFLLNKGKLSCYILGGSSVVKASSLSFDMKPLSETISEARQELEEQLGLMTLTFGRLADVSMNSQSTTQSS, encoded by the exons ATGGAGTTTGACGAAAGCGCCATAGTGAAGCGAAGCGACGACCCAAAGCTGCTCGCAGAAGCAGAACTGGAGCATTTGATGAGTCTCCATTGTGCCAAATGCAACACGATTCTGGCGGACTCTTTAGGAGTCTGCGGAGAAGTGAAATGCATCGATTCCATCATGTGCACAC GAGTGTCTGATGATGTGGTGGTGAGCGATTCACTGGAGTTGGTGCGCAAAGGGGAAATGGCTAACTG CGTGTGTTCCTTCCTAAAATGCCGTTCATGCAAAGTTGTCGTGGGGAAAGTCATTcacgctgctcctccacatctgGCTGCCATTCGCTCCATCTTTCTCCTGAACAAAGGAAAACTGAGCTG TTACATTCTCGGCGGCAGCTCGGTGGTGAAGGCCTCATCGCTGTCGTTCGATATGAAGCCTCTTTCAGAAACCATTAGCGAG GCGAGACAAGAGTTGGAAGAACAGCTGGGACTGATGACGCTGACCTTTGGCCGACTAGCCGACGTGAGCATGAACAGTCAAAGCACCACGCAGAGCTCCTAA